DNA from Oryzisolibacter sp. LB2S:
TGGAGCCGGCGCTGGCGCACTATGCGCCGCAGATCGCGGGCGCCATCTACACGCCCAGCGAATGTGCGGCCGACTGCCTCAAGGTCTGCCAGGGCCTGCACGCGCTGCTCGCGGCGCGCGGCGTGCGCTTTGTGCTGGACACGCGGATCACGGCGCTGACGCGCTCGGGCGCGCGCATCGCGGCCGCGCAGACCGACGCCGGCGCCATCGAGGCCGATGCCTTCGTGCTCGCGCTGGGCAGCGCCAGCCAGGCCCTGGCGCGCGGCCTGGGGCTGCGCCTGCCGGTCTATCCGCTCAAGGGCTACAGCATCACCTTCGACGCCGCGCCCGAGCCCGGCGCCGCGCCGCACGTGAGCGTGACCGACGCCGCGCGCAAGGTGGTGTTTGCGCGCCTGGGCGGGCGCATGCGCGTGGCCGGCATGGCCGAGCTGGTGGGTTATGGGCTGGACATTCCGCGCGCGCGCATCGACACGCTGTGCGCCGCCACGCGTGCACTGTTCCCGCGCAGCGGCCTGGGCGACGCGCTGCAGCCCTGGGCCGGCCTGCGCCCGGCCACGCCCACCGGCCTGCCGGTGGTGGGGCGGCACGCGCGCGGCCCGGCCAATCTGCTGCTCAACACCGGCCATGGCGCGCTGGGCTTCACGCTGGCCTTTGGCACGGCGGCGGCCGTGGCCGAGACCCTGACGTCGTGACGCAGCGCGCGTTCAGCGCGCATGCTGGTGGTCGTGTTTTTGGCGGTAGATGCGCCGGCTCTCGCGATCCTGCATGGCGTGCAGGCGTGCGCGCTCACGGCGGGTGACCTGTCCGTCGGCCTTGGCGCGTGCCTCGGCCGCGGCGACATGGTCCTGGCGATGCTCCAGCCGCGCCGCCTCGCGCTGCGTGAGCTGGCCCGAGGCCACGCCCTGCTCTATGCGGCGCTCCTGATTCTCCTGACGCTGGTCCACGCGTGGCGTGCTCTGCGCGTGGGCGGCGCCCAGCGTCCCCAGTACCAGGGTGGTGGCGAGTGCCAGAAAACGGATGTTCATGGTGTTGCTCCTTTGCGATGGGGGCGGCGGCGCGCGCTACTCCATGCGACGCCGCCTGTCCCATTCAACGCCACCACGCGGGCGCGGCTGACCACGGCGCGACACGCACAGGTAAAGCTTTGGCAAAGCATTGCGGCAGATCGCAACACCGATGGTGCTTGAGGCTGGCGGTCAGGTGGACGCGGACTTGGGCGGCGAATGAAGGCAGCACGTGATAAAAAAATTGACACACGCGAACGCCAAAGAGAATTTCCAATCATTCAAGCGCCAAGGCTGACTTTCGTATCGGCAGTCAGCCGTAGCATGAAGCGCCAACCCAGCAAAAAGGCCCGCAGAGCGGGCCTTGGCTGAGTGGAAGGCGCGACGCGGCGCGATTACTTGATCGTCGTCCAGGTCGGCATCGGCCTGTCGTCGGCGCGGTGCACGGTCTCGACGTTCTTGCGCATGGCCCAGGGGCGGATCTGGTGGTGCAGCGGCAGGTAGTAGTACTCGTCCTTGGTGAGCTTGAGCGCGTCGTGGATCAGCGCGTCGCGCTTGGGCGCATCCATCTCCACCTTGATCTGCTGGATCATGGCGTCGAGCTTGGGGTCGCTGAAGCGGCCGCCGTTGTACACGCCGGCCGCCGTCTTGCCGTCCTTGGTGGACATCAGCGAGTCGAGCGTGTAGAGCGCGTCGAACGTGGCCACGCCCCAGCCGAACAGGTAGGCGCTGACGTCGTTGTTCATCACGCGCGTGACGAACTGGGCCATGGGCGCGGTCTGCAGCTGGGTCTTGACGCCGATGCGCGTCCACATCGCGGTGACGGCCTGGCAGATGGCCTCGTCGTTCACGTAGCGGTCATTGGGGCAATCGAGGCGCAGCGAAAAACCCTGCGGGTAGCCCGCGTCGGCGAGCAGCTTCTTGGCGCCCTCGACGTCGTACTTGGCGGCGCGCTCGTCGAGCTGCTTGCTCCAGCCATGGACCATGGGCGCGACCATGACACCGGCATTGACCGACAGGCCGCGCATGGTGTTGCGGTGCAGCGAGGCGATGTCGATTGCCTGGTACAGCGCCTGGCGCACGCGCTTGTCCTTGAGCGGGTTCTTGCCCGGCGTACCGGCGCCGGGCAGCTCGTCGCGGAACTGGTCCAGGCCCAGGTAGATGGTGCGGTTCTCTGCGCCCTCGACGAGCTTCAGGTTGGAGTCGGCCTTCATGCGCGCCTGGTCCTGCGGCGGTGGGTCGACGACGAAGTCCACCTGGCCCGACACCAGGGCCGCGGTGCGCGTGGCGGCCGACTTGATGGGCGTGAACACCACTTCGTCGATATTGCCCTTGGGCTGGTCCCACCAGTTCGGGTTCTTCTTGAGCGTGAGCTTCTGGTCCGGCTGCCAGGCCACCAGGCTGAAGGGGCCCGTGCCGTTGGCGTTGCGCGACGCAAAGCTTTCTTCCTTGCCGGCGTAGTCCTGCGACTTGAGCGAGTTGTGCTTCTCGGCCCAGGCTTTGCTCATGATGCGCGCCTCGGTCAGCTCGCGCAGCAGGATGGGGTTGGGGCCCTTGAGGAAGACGTCCACGGTGTGGTCGTCGACCTTCTTGACCTCCTTGACGCTTTGCACCGAGCTCATCATGTTGGACGGGGCCGTGCCCGCGCGCGTGAGCGAGAACACCACGTCGTCGGCCGTGAACGGCGTGCCGTCGTGGAATTTGACGCCCTTGCGCAGCTCGAAGCGCACCTGGGTGGGCGACACCTGGGTCCACTTCGTGGCCAGCGCGGGCTCGGTGTTGTACTTGGCGTCGTAGCGCACCAGGCTTTCGTAGATCTGCTGCAGGAAGGCGTGCGTGGTCTGGTGGTTCTGGGCGTGGGGGTCGATGGTGAGGATGTCGTTGGCGCCCGCCCAGCGCAGGGTCGCCGCATTGGTGGCGCCCGCGGCCAGCAACGCCGCCGCCACCATGCCCAGTTTGAAACTCATACGCTGCTTCATTGGCCAGTCTCCCAGTGTGGTGAAAGCTGGTCATCCTACCCAAAAAGACGACGGCCGCTGAAGCGGCCGTTGTCTCTCATGCGCGGGGGCAGGTCAGCGGAACTTGGGCAGGTTGAACTGCGGCGGCACGCCCATGCGGGTGTTGATGAGCCACTGCTGGGCAATGGACAGGATGTTGTTCGTCAGCCAGTACAGCACCAGACCGGCGGGGAACATGAAGAACATCACGCTGAACATCAGCGGCATGATCCACATCATCTTGGCCTGCATCGGGTCGGGCGGCGCGGGGTTGAGCGCGGTCTGCA
Protein-coding regions in this window:
- a CDS encoding D-amino acid dehydrogenase → MHVCVMGAGIVGLATAYELQRQGMQVTVVDQAQPGAGTSGGNGAQLSYSYVQPLADPGIWAQLPKLLLSPDSPLKLRPRWDVQQWRWGLDFLRACNRQASEHGTATLLALAARSRHGFEHMLSSEGLDCDFSRTGKLVLYASQAALDGARRQLELQRGWGCVQEAVSPARCVELEPALAHYAPQIAGAIYTPSECAADCLKVCQGLHALLAARGVRFVLDTRITALTRSGARIAAAQTDAGAIEADAFVLALGSASQALARGLGLRLPVYPLKGYSITFDAAPEPGAAPHVSVTDAARKVVFARLGGRMRVAGMAELVGYGLDIPRARIDTLCAATRALFPRSGLGDALQPWAGLRPATPTGLPVVGRHARGPANLLLNTGHGALGFTLAFGTAAAVAETLTS
- a CDS encoding ABC transporter substrate-binding protein, whose amino-acid sequence is MKQRMSFKLGMVAAALLAAGATNAATLRWAGANDILTIDPHAQNHQTTHAFLQQIYESLVRYDAKYNTEPALATKWTQVSPTQVRFELRKGVKFHDGTPFTADDVVFSLTRAGTAPSNMMSSVQSVKEVKKVDDHTVDVFLKGPNPILLRELTEARIMSKAWAEKHNSLKSQDYAGKEESFASRNANGTGPFSLVAWQPDQKLTLKKNPNWWDQPKGNIDEVVFTPIKSAATRTAALVSGQVDFVVDPPPQDQARMKADSNLKLVEGAENRTIYLGLDQFRDELPGAGTPGKNPLKDKRVRQALYQAIDIASLHRNTMRGLSVNAGVMVAPMVHGWSKQLDERAAKYDVEGAKKLLADAGYPQGFSLRLDCPNDRYVNDEAICQAVTAMWTRIGVKTQLQTAPMAQFVTRVMNNDVSAYLFGWGVATFDALYTLDSLMSTKDGKTAAGVYNGGRFSDPKLDAMIQQIKVEMDAPKRDALIHDALKLTKDEYYYLPLHHQIRPWAMRKNVETVHRADDRPMPTWTTIK